From one Ictalurus punctatus breed USDA103 chromosome 20, Coco_2.0, whole genome shotgun sequence genomic stretch:
- the LOC108280829 gene encoding zinc finger protein 236 isoform X1, producing the protein MPRGRPRKPRDNTANAGDGGEEPRVESASSAEHRCSICPLTYSTENQLLKHLREHEANDKPHRCDKCPQSYNVEFNLMLHKSTHSTAEPTCPVCEKKFTRVASLKSHIMVHEKEENLLCSECGDEFVLENQLALHLEEHRRELSGTRVFTCKTCSTEFPSASQLKEHNRTHAKIRPVVSSSRNYKKNIDRSGFTNTCHHCGKTFKKPSQLVRHIRIHTGERPFKCTHCGKAFNQKVVLQTHMVRHTGEKPHLCMLCPASFSQKGNLHSHVQRVHSETAGTPVYPCMDCSCVYKKLGSLNAHISKMHISIMEVEESPNTQEGAEPGQTGGGTEGTEGVTDVIQQLLELSEQVTSDSAQAPPPGPNITMETAINQDILQQALQNSGLSSIPVQSEAQGNTAVPPLATEGANSHPAHIHKPTGTSAHKLLKKEKRSIFKKTVQIPGTIREECGVRWHGCPYCCKEFKKPSDLVRHIRIHTHEKPYKCAQCFRAFAVKSTLTAHTKTHSGIKAFQCTHCRKSFSTSGSMKVHMRLHTGVRPFPCPHCDKIFRTSGHRKTHIASHFKNLQQKKHKFPRKPNRAHVSKHNLPLPDIQLQEPILISDLGLLQNQNSRAALQQYLDIVENERPYKCTFCNKAYKKSSHLKQHVRSHTGERPYKCVQCSKGFASSGVLKAHIRTHSGLKAYKCLLCDTTFTTNGSLRRHMTTHSDLRPYMCPYCQKTFKSSPNCRKHMKTHRYELAQQLRQQQGSSEAPPLEDPMGGANTVEVPMGGTSALEDPMGGANTVTHDLQVGATGLGTSSSIMGAGPQAMLQVVSGNQTVALEAPMVQDAESFVNAQHISQYGTQTLQQPSYDQPALTQGFSISEGYAQHPTLSSVQQLQDSSTLESQALNSTYTQSLLNVHTTETTVLLQDSNRTDYQDDEDEEENSKRAYRCNVCDKGFKKSSHLKQHIRSHTGEKPYGCNLCGRNFVSTGVLKSHLNTHTGVKAFKCNVCDASFTTNGSLNRHMIIHLNTKPFRCTLCEQSFRTHLLRRKHMKLFHAVGPRVLDGDEGIVEVDDGDPSLAKRIRSGIITFSEEQTAELAQSDPGNDASVSEKVLIQSAAERDRISEIKDKSTLELEPKFPNCCQYCPKSFKKPSDLVRHVRIHTGEKPYKCDDCGKSFTVKSTLDCHIKTHSGQKLFTCHMCSTAFSTKGSLKVHMRLHTGSKPFKCPYCDQRFRTSGHRKTHMLCHLRHGPESRKSRHTAQGNVIAQNTPGQQAPPTAAESLPPVGLLHSTGADPNIYIHSSPVLTGQYDPNLLQQGIVGQTILPATMSANGDLTVSLTEGLATLEGIQLQLAPTGLLCPNVQISGIDPSNINNITLQIDPSILQQTLQTGVLSIDSTLSSHTNAHLLASDATGHTNVVIQNPSVAIGNLTEQEHTGSEQLAQVVGAPALVGNGSSGAPEITLTISNSHAHTLPHTQTDTHTHNANTNTLANSNQEITLTISGQDLLPPPCAGAGVEMGGALPLTTPPSSSSSLALSSEQLLTQSSAPSSMAVTTLAPSTSLSQNMSMSSGSVTTDSNVTLALADTQMLDTVTLNLNTQGQQFPAVVCEEGSSVQPANRIQQVTPQSEETKVANQCFYCNMAFRSAAVLRRHWRIAHGKERCYICSVCNKAFKRQTHLKEHEFVHTNGPSLSSQKPRVFKCFSCDKAFAKPSQLERHIRTHTGERPYKCEQCDKAFNQKSALHIHTVKHTGEKPYKCEVCSISFTQKSNMKLHMKRSHGFGKHTEEGTAVDREQECVSEAAQPPPPRTETPAGLQLHTTEPETPSDWQCPISTVFP; encoded by the exons GCCAGTTGTGAGCAGCTCACGGAactacaaaaagaacattgatCGCAGCGGTTTCACCAACACCTGCCATCACTGTGGCAAGACGTTTAAAAAACCCAGCCAGCTTGTCCGACACATCCGCAttcacacag gAGAGCGGCCGTTCAAGTGCACACACTGCGGTAAGGCTTTTAACCAGAAGGTGGTGCTGCAGACTCACATGGTTCGCCACACCGGAGAGAAGCCACACCTCTGCATGCTATGCCCCGCCTCGTTCTCTCAAAAAGGAAATCTGCACTCACACGTACAGAGAGTGCACTCTGAG actgcaggcaccCCCGTGTACCCCTGTATGGACTGTAGCTGTGTTTATAAGAAGCTGGGCAGTCTGAATGCTCACATTAGTAAAATGCACATCTCCATCATGGAGGTGGAGGAGTCGCCCAACACACAG GAGGGGGCAGAACCTGGGCAGACAGGAGGTGGGACAGAAGGAACAGAGGGCGTGACCGATGTGATCCAGCAACTGCTGGAACTTTCAGAACAGGTAACGAGCGACAGCGCTCaggctccaccccctggaccGAATATCACTATGGAGACAGCTATCAATCAAGATATCTTGCAG CAAGCCCTGCAGAACAGTGGTCTAAGTTCAATCCCAGTTCAGTCGGAGGCTCAGGGCAACACTGCAGTTCCTCCACTCGCCACAGAGGGCGCCAACTCCCACCCTGCTCACATCCACAAGCCCACAGGCACCTCAgcgcacaaactgctgaaaaaggagaagaggagcatctttaaaaaaactgtacagattcctg gcaCTATCAGGGAGGAGTGTGGAGTGCGCTGGCACGGTTGCCCATACTGCTGTAAGGAGTTTAAGAAGCCGAGCGATCTGGTGCGTCACATCCGCATACACACGCACGAGAAGCCGTACAAGTGCGCGCAGTGTTTCAGAGCGTTCGCTGTGAAGAGCACGCTCACCGCACACACCAAAACACACTCCGGCATCAAGGCCTTCCAGTGTACACACTGCAGGAAGAGCTTCTCCACCTCTGGCAGCATGAAGGTGCATATGAGGCTGCACACCG gTGTGCGGCCGTTCCCATGTCCGCACTGTGACAAGATCTTCCGGACTTCGGGTCACAGGAAGACGCACATCGCCTCGCACTTCAAAAATCTGCAGCAGAAAAAGCACAAATTCCCACGCAAACCAAACCGAGCGCATGTCTCCAAACACAACCTGCCGCTTCCAGATATACAGCTGCAGGAGCCCATCCTCATCTCTGACCTGG GTCTGCTGCAGAATCAGAACTCACGTGCCGCACTTCAGCAGTATCTGGACATCGTGGAGAACGAGCGGCCGTACAAGTGCACTTTCTGCAACAAAGCGTACAAGAAGTCGAGCCACCTCAAACAGCACGTCAG GTCGCACACAGGTGAGCGGCCGTATAAGTGTGTGCAGTGCAGTAAGGGTTTCGCGTCGTCAGGCGTGTTGAAGGCTCACATCCGCACACACTCGGGCTTGAAGGCGTATAAGTGCCTGCTCTGTGACACCACCTTCACCACCAATGGCAGCCTGAGACGCCACATGACGACGCACAGCGACCTCCGACCCTACATGTGCCCTTACTGCCAGAAAACCTTCAAATCTTCCCCCAATTGCAGAAAGCACATGAAGACGCACAG GTATGAATTGGCTCAGCAACTTCGACAGCAGCAGGGCTCATCTGAAGCCCCGCCTCTGGAAGATCCAATGGGTGGGGCCAATACTGTGGAAGTCCCAATGGGTGGAACCAGTGCATTAGAGGACCCAATGGGTGGGGCTAACACAGTAACTCATGACCTGCAGGTAGGAGCAACAGGATTGGGCACATCCAGTTCCATTATGGGGGCGGGGCCTCAGGCCATGCTGCAAGTGGTGAGCGGAAACCAGACAGTGGCGCTAGAAGCACCTATGGTACAGGACGCAG AGTCATTTGTGAACGCGCAGCACATCAGCCAGTATGGGACACAGACCCTCCAACAACCTTCATATGACCAACCTGCACTGACACAAG GTTTCTCCATCTCCGAAGGGTATGCCCAGCATCCCACTCTTTCCTCGGTGCAACAGCTGCAGGATTCGAGCACGCTGGAGTCACAGGCACTGAACTCCACCTACACGCAGAGCTTACTGAATGTGCACACCACAGAg acgaCGGTTTTGCTACAGGATTCAAATCGGACGGATTATCAGGATgacgaggatgaggaggagaacaGCAAGAGGGCTTACAG GTGCAATGTTTGTGATAAAGGCTTTAAGAAGTCGAGTCACCTGAAGCAGCACATTCGCTCACACACTGGCGAGAAGCCATATGGCTGCAACCTGTGTGGGCGGAACTTCGTCTCCACCGGCGTTCTCAAATCACACCTGAACACGCACACAG gCGTGAAGGCGTTTAAATGTAACGTGTGTGACGCCTCCTTCACCACTAACGGCAGCTTGAATCGTCACATGATCATCCACCTTAACACGAAGCCGTTTCGATGTACCCTTTGTGAACAGAGTTTCCGCACGCACCTGCTACGCCGCAAACACATGAAGCTCTTTCATGCTGTCGGGCCCAGAG TTCTGGATGGAGATGAAGGGATAGTGGAAGTTGATGATGGGGACCCCTCGCTGGCGAAGAGGATCAGGTCGGGCATCATCACGTTTTCAGAGGAGCAGACAGCCGAGCTGGCTCAGAGTGACCCGGGTAATGACGCCTCGGTTTCTGAGAAGGTCCTGATCCAGTCTGCTGCAGAGAGAGATCGCATCAGTGAGATCAAGGATAAGAGCACGCTGGAGCTTGAGCCCAAGTTCCCCAACTGCTGCCAGTATTGCCCAAAAAGCTTCAAAAAGCCCAGCGACCTTGttag ACATGTCAGGattcacaccggagagaagccgtatAAGTGTGATGactgtgggaagagtttcaCAGTGAAATCCACACTGGACTGCCACATCAAGACACACTCAG gtcagAAGCTGTTTACGTGCCACATGTGCAGCACGGCGTTTTCCACTAAAGGTAGTCTGAAGGTGCACATGCGCCTGCACACCGGCTCCAAACCCTTCAAATGTCCGTACTGCGATCAGCGTTTCCGCACGTCCGGACATCGCAAAACACACATGCTGTGCCACCTGAGGCACGGCCCTGAGAGCAGGAAGTCCAGGCACACCGCTCAAGGCAATGTCATTGCCCAGAATACACCGGGGCAGCAGGCTCCGCCCACCGCTGCCGAATCACTGCCTCCTGTGGGCCTCCTGCATAGTACGGGTGCTGACCCGAACATCTACATCCACAGCAGCCCAGTCCTGACAGGACAGTACGACCCAAACTTGCTGCAGCAAGGCATCGTGGGACAGACTATCCTTCCAGCTACCATGTCAG cgaaTGGTGACCTGACAGTGTCTCTAACAGAAGGTTTGGCCACATTAGAGGGGATTCAGCTGCAGCTCGCACCAACAGGTCTGCTTTGTCCCAACGTCCAGATATCCGGCATCGACCCAtccaacatcaacaacatcacactgcag aTTGACCCTAGTATCCTGCAGCAGACTCTACAGACCGGTGTGTTAAGTATCGACTCCACCCTGTCGTCCCACACCAACGCACACCTGCTGGCCAGTGATGCTACAGGACACACTAACGTTGTGATCCAGAACCCCAGCGTTGCCATCGGCAACCTCACAGAGCAGGAACacacag gctcaGAGCAGTTGGCTCAGGTGGTCGGAGCACCGGCACTGGTGGGGAACGGCAGTTCAGGAGCACCGGAGATCACACTCACTATCAGCAACTCACATGCGCACACGCTCCCCCACAcacagactgacacacacactcataatgCTAATACCAACACACTGGCCAATAGTAACCAGGAGATCACACTTACTATATCAG GTCAGGATCTGTTGCCTCCACCATGTGCAGGTGCAGGAGTAGAAATGGGTGGGGCCTTGCCATTGACCACACCTCCCTCAAGCAGCAGCTCTCTGGCTCTCAGTTCCGAGCAGCTCCTCACACAAAGCTCTGCCCCCTCCAGCATGGCAG TTACCACTCTGGCTCCCAGCACCTCTCTCTCCCAGAACATGTCGATGTCATCAGGGAGTGTGACCACTGACAGCAACGTCACACTTGCGCTGGCGGATACACAGATGCTGGACACAGTCACACTGAACCTCAACACACAG ggtcaGCAGTTCCCAGCTGTGGTGTGTGAGGAGGGATCATCAGTGCAGCCTGCAAACAGGATTCAACAGGTTACACCTCAGTCAGAGGAAACCAAG gtggcGAATCAGTGTTTCTACTGCAACATGGCGTTCCGCTCAGCGGCCGTGCTGCGCCGCCACTGGAGGATAGCACACGGCAAAGAGCGCTGCTacatctgcagtgtgtgtaaCAAGGCCTTCAAACGGCAAACACACCTCAAG gagcATGAGTTTGTCCACACAAACGGTCCATCTCTGAGCTCTCAAAAGCCACGTGTGTTTAAGTGTTTTAGCTGTGATAAAGCATTCGCCAAGCCAAGCCAGCTGGAGAGAcacatccgcacacacacag GTGAGCGGCCCTATAAGTGTGAGCAGTGTGATAAAGCGTTTAATCAGAAGAGTGCGCTGCACATACACACCGTCAAACACACCGGAGAGAAGCCTTACAAGTGTGAGGTGTGCAGCATCAGCTTCACACAGAAAAGCAACATGAAGCTTCACATGAAAAGATCACATGGCTTTG gtaAGCATACGGAGGAGGGAACGGCGGTGGACCGAGAGCAGGAGTGCGTTTCTGAGGCAGCACAGCCTCCACCTCCCAGAACCGAAACGCCCGCAGGACTGCAACTGCACACAACAGAACCGGAGACACCGTCTGACTGGCAGTGTCCCATCTCTACCGTCTTCCCCTAA
- the LOC108280829 gene encoding zinc finger protein 236 isoform X2: protein MPRGRPRKPRDNTANAGDGGEEPRVESASSAEHRCSICPLTYSTENQLLKHLREHEANDKPHRCDKCPQSYNVEFNLMLHKSTHSTAEPTCPVCEKKFTRVASLKSHIMVHEKEENLLCSECGDEFVLENQLALHLEEHRRELSGTRVFTCKTCSTEFPSASQLKEHNRTHAKIRPVVSSSRNYKKNIDRSGFTNTCHHCGKTFKKPSQLVRHIRIHTGERPFKCTHCGKAFNQKVVLQTHMVRHTGEKPHLCMLCPASFSQKGNLHSHVQRVHSETAGTPVYPCMDCSCVYKKLGSLNAHISKMHISIMEVEESPNTQEGAEPGQTGGGTEGTEGVTDVIQQLLELSEQVTSDSAQAPPPGPNITMETAINQDILQQALQNSGLSSIPVQSEAQGNTAVPPLATEGANSHPAHIHKPTGTSAHKLLKKEKRSIFKKTVQIPGTIREECGVRWHGCPYCCKEFKKPSDLVRHIRIHTHEKPYKCAQCFRAFAVKSTLTAHTKTHSGIKAFQCTHCRKSFSTSGSMKVHMRLHTGVRPFPCPHCDKIFRTSGHRKTHIASHFKNLQQKKHKFPRKPNRAHVSKHNLPLPDIQLQEPILISDLGLLQNQNSRAALQQYLDIVENERPYKCTFCNKAYKKSSHLKQHVRSHTGERPYKCVQCSKGFASSGVLKAHIRTHSGLKAYKCLLCDTTFTTNGSLRRHMTTHSDLRPYMCPYCQKTFKSSPNCRKHMKTHRYELAQQLRQQQGSSEAPPLEDPMGGANTVEVPMGGTSALEDPMGGANTVTHDLQVGATGLGTSSSIMGAGPQAMLQVVSGNQTVALEAPMVQDAESFVNAQHISQYGTQTLQQPSYDQPALTQGFSISEGYAQHPTLSSVQQLQDSSTLESQALNSTYTQSLLNVHTTETTVLLQDSNRTDYQDDEDEEENSKRAYRCNVCDKGFKKSSHLKQHIRSHTGEKPYGCNLCGRNFVSTGVLKSHLNTHTGVKAFKCNVCDASFTTNGSLNRHMIIHLNTKPFRCTLCEQSFRTHLLRRKHMKLFHAVGPRVLDGDEGIVEVDDGDPSLAKRIRSGIITFSEEQTAELAQSDPGNDASVSEKVLIQSAAERDRISEIKDKSTLELEPKFPNCCQYCPKSFKKPSDLVRHVRIHTGEKPYKCDDCGKSFTVKSTLDCHIKTHSGQKLFTCHMCSTAFSTKGSLKVHMRLHTGSKPFKCPYCDQRFRTSGHRKTHMLCHLRHGPESRKSRHTAQGNVIAQNTPGQQAPPTAAESLPPVGLLHSTGADPNIYIHSSPVLTGQYDPNLLQQGIVGQTILPATMSANGDLTVSLTEGLATLEGIQLQLAPTGLLCPNVQISGIDPSNINNITLQIDPSILQQTLQTGVLSIDSTLSSHTNAHLLASDATGHTNVVIQNPSVAIGNLTEQEHTGSEQLAQVVGAPALVGNGSSGAPEITLTISNSHAHTLPHTQTDTHTHNANTNTLANSNQEITLTISGAGVEMGGALPLTTPPSSSSSLALSSEQLLTQSSAPSSMAVTTLAPSTSLSQNMSMSSGSVTTDSNVTLALADTQMLDTVTLNLNTQGQQFPAVVCEEGSSVQPANRIQQVTPQSEETKVANQCFYCNMAFRSAAVLRRHWRIAHGKERCYICSVCNKAFKRQTHLKEHEFVHTNGPSLSSQKPRVFKCFSCDKAFAKPSQLERHIRTHTGERPYKCEQCDKAFNQKSALHIHTVKHTGEKPYKCEVCSISFTQKSNMKLHMKRSHGFGKHTEEGTAVDREQECVSEAAQPPPPRTETPAGLQLHTTEPETPSDWQCPISTVFP, encoded by the exons GCCAGTTGTGAGCAGCTCACGGAactacaaaaagaacattgatCGCAGCGGTTTCACCAACACCTGCCATCACTGTGGCAAGACGTTTAAAAAACCCAGCCAGCTTGTCCGACACATCCGCAttcacacag gAGAGCGGCCGTTCAAGTGCACACACTGCGGTAAGGCTTTTAACCAGAAGGTGGTGCTGCAGACTCACATGGTTCGCCACACCGGAGAGAAGCCACACCTCTGCATGCTATGCCCCGCCTCGTTCTCTCAAAAAGGAAATCTGCACTCACACGTACAGAGAGTGCACTCTGAG actgcaggcaccCCCGTGTACCCCTGTATGGACTGTAGCTGTGTTTATAAGAAGCTGGGCAGTCTGAATGCTCACATTAGTAAAATGCACATCTCCATCATGGAGGTGGAGGAGTCGCCCAACACACAG GAGGGGGCAGAACCTGGGCAGACAGGAGGTGGGACAGAAGGAACAGAGGGCGTGACCGATGTGATCCAGCAACTGCTGGAACTTTCAGAACAGGTAACGAGCGACAGCGCTCaggctccaccccctggaccGAATATCACTATGGAGACAGCTATCAATCAAGATATCTTGCAG CAAGCCCTGCAGAACAGTGGTCTAAGTTCAATCCCAGTTCAGTCGGAGGCTCAGGGCAACACTGCAGTTCCTCCACTCGCCACAGAGGGCGCCAACTCCCACCCTGCTCACATCCACAAGCCCACAGGCACCTCAgcgcacaaactgctgaaaaaggagaagaggagcatctttaaaaaaactgtacagattcctg gcaCTATCAGGGAGGAGTGTGGAGTGCGCTGGCACGGTTGCCCATACTGCTGTAAGGAGTTTAAGAAGCCGAGCGATCTGGTGCGTCACATCCGCATACACACGCACGAGAAGCCGTACAAGTGCGCGCAGTGTTTCAGAGCGTTCGCTGTGAAGAGCACGCTCACCGCACACACCAAAACACACTCCGGCATCAAGGCCTTCCAGTGTACACACTGCAGGAAGAGCTTCTCCACCTCTGGCAGCATGAAGGTGCATATGAGGCTGCACACCG gTGTGCGGCCGTTCCCATGTCCGCACTGTGACAAGATCTTCCGGACTTCGGGTCACAGGAAGACGCACATCGCCTCGCACTTCAAAAATCTGCAGCAGAAAAAGCACAAATTCCCACGCAAACCAAACCGAGCGCATGTCTCCAAACACAACCTGCCGCTTCCAGATATACAGCTGCAGGAGCCCATCCTCATCTCTGACCTGG GTCTGCTGCAGAATCAGAACTCACGTGCCGCACTTCAGCAGTATCTGGACATCGTGGAGAACGAGCGGCCGTACAAGTGCACTTTCTGCAACAAAGCGTACAAGAAGTCGAGCCACCTCAAACAGCACGTCAG GTCGCACACAGGTGAGCGGCCGTATAAGTGTGTGCAGTGCAGTAAGGGTTTCGCGTCGTCAGGCGTGTTGAAGGCTCACATCCGCACACACTCGGGCTTGAAGGCGTATAAGTGCCTGCTCTGTGACACCACCTTCACCACCAATGGCAGCCTGAGACGCCACATGACGACGCACAGCGACCTCCGACCCTACATGTGCCCTTACTGCCAGAAAACCTTCAAATCTTCCCCCAATTGCAGAAAGCACATGAAGACGCACAG GTATGAATTGGCTCAGCAACTTCGACAGCAGCAGGGCTCATCTGAAGCCCCGCCTCTGGAAGATCCAATGGGTGGGGCCAATACTGTGGAAGTCCCAATGGGTGGAACCAGTGCATTAGAGGACCCAATGGGTGGGGCTAACACAGTAACTCATGACCTGCAGGTAGGAGCAACAGGATTGGGCACATCCAGTTCCATTATGGGGGCGGGGCCTCAGGCCATGCTGCAAGTGGTGAGCGGAAACCAGACAGTGGCGCTAGAAGCACCTATGGTACAGGACGCAG AGTCATTTGTGAACGCGCAGCACATCAGCCAGTATGGGACACAGACCCTCCAACAACCTTCATATGACCAACCTGCACTGACACAAG GTTTCTCCATCTCCGAAGGGTATGCCCAGCATCCCACTCTTTCCTCGGTGCAACAGCTGCAGGATTCGAGCACGCTGGAGTCACAGGCACTGAACTCCACCTACACGCAGAGCTTACTGAATGTGCACACCACAGAg acgaCGGTTTTGCTACAGGATTCAAATCGGACGGATTATCAGGATgacgaggatgaggaggagaacaGCAAGAGGGCTTACAG GTGCAATGTTTGTGATAAAGGCTTTAAGAAGTCGAGTCACCTGAAGCAGCACATTCGCTCACACACTGGCGAGAAGCCATATGGCTGCAACCTGTGTGGGCGGAACTTCGTCTCCACCGGCGTTCTCAAATCACACCTGAACACGCACACAG gCGTGAAGGCGTTTAAATGTAACGTGTGTGACGCCTCCTTCACCACTAACGGCAGCTTGAATCGTCACATGATCATCCACCTTAACACGAAGCCGTTTCGATGTACCCTTTGTGAACAGAGTTTCCGCACGCACCTGCTACGCCGCAAACACATGAAGCTCTTTCATGCTGTCGGGCCCAGAG TTCTGGATGGAGATGAAGGGATAGTGGAAGTTGATGATGGGGACCCCTCGCTGGCGAAGAGGATCAGGTCGGGCATCATCACGTTTTCAGAGGAGCAGACAGCCGAGCTGGCTCAGAGTGACCCGGGTAATGACGCCTCGGTTTCTGAGAAGGTCCTGATCCAGTCTGCTGCAGAGAGAGATCGCATCAGTGAGATCAAGGATAAGAGCACGCTGGAGCTTGAGCCCAAGTTCCCCAACTGCTGCCAGTATTGCCCAAAAAGCTTCAAAAAGCCCAGCGACCTTGttag ACATGTCAGGattcacaccggagagaagccgtatAAGTGTGATGactgtgggaagagtttcaCAGTGAAATCCACACTGGACTGCCACATCAAGACACACTCAG gtcagAAGCTGTTTACGTGCCACATGTGCAGCACGGCGTTTTCCACTAAAGGTAGTCTGAAGGTGCACATGCGCCTGCACACCGGCTCCAAACCCTTCAAATGTCCGTACTGCGATCAGCGTTTCCGCACGTCCGGACATCGCAAAACACACATGCTGTGCCACCTGAGGCACGGCCCTGAGAGCAGGAAGTCCAGGCACACCGCTCAAGGCAATGTCATTGCCCAGAATACACCGGGGCAGCAGGCTCCGCCCACCGCTGCCGAATCACTGCCTCCTGTGGGCCTCCTGCATAGTACGGGTGCTGACCCGAACATCTACATCCACAGCAGCCCAGTCCTGACAGGACAGTACGACCCAAACTTGCTGCAGCAAGGCATCGTGGGACAGACTATCCTTCCAGCTACCATGTCAG cgaaTGGTGACCTGACAGTGTCTCTAACAGAAGGTTTGGCCACATTAGAGGGGATTCAGCTGCAGCTCGCACCAACAGGTCTGCTTTGTCCCAACGTCCAGATATCCGGCATCGACCCAtccaacatcaacaacatcacactgcag aTTGACCCTAGTATCCTGCAGCAGACTCTACAGACCGGTGTGTTAAGTATCGACTCCACCCTGTCGTCCCACACCAACGCACACCTGCTGGCCAGTGATGCTACAGGACACACTAACGTTGTGATCCAGAACCCCAGCGTTGCCATCGGCAACCTCACAGAGCAGGAACacacag gctcaGAGCAGTTGGCTCAGGTGGTCGGAGCACCGGCACTGGTGGGGAACGGCAGTTCAGGAGCACCGGAGATCACACTCACTATCAGCAACTCACATGCGCACACGCTCCCCCACAcacagactgacacacacactcataatgCTAATACCAACACACTGGCCAATAGTAACCAGGAGATCACACTTACTATATCAG GTGCAGGAGTAGAAATGGGTGGGGCCTTGCCATTGACCACACCTCCCTCAAGCAGCAGCTCTCTGGCTCTCAGTTCCGAGCAGCTCCTCACACAAAGCTCTGCCCCCTCCAGCATGGCAG TTACCACTCTGGCTCCCAGCACCTCTCTCTCCCAGAACATGTCGATGTCATCAGGGAGTGTGACCACTGACAGCAACGTCACACTTGCGCTGGCGGATACACAGATGCTGGACACAGTCACACTGAACCTCAACACACAG ggtcaGCAGTTCCCAGCTGTGGTGTGTGAGGAGGGATCATCAGTGCAGCCTGCAAACAGGATTCAACAGGTTACACCTCAGTCAGAGGAAACCAAG gtggcGAATCAGTGTTTCTACTGCAACATGGCGTTCCGCTCAGCGGCCGTGCTGCGCCGCCACTGGAGGATAGCACACGGCAAAGAGCGCTGCTacatctgcagtgtgtgtaaCAAGGCCTTCAAACGGCAAACACACCTCAAG gagcATGAGTTTGTCCACACAAACGGTCCATCTCTGAGCTCTCAAAAGCCACGTGTGTTTAAGTGTTTTAGCTGTGATAAAGCATTCGCCAAGCCAAGCCAGCTGGAGAGAcacatccgcacacacacag GTGAGCGGCCCTATAAGTGTGAGCAGTGTGATAAAGCGTTTAATCAGAAGAGTGCGCTGCACATACACACCGTCAAACACACCGGAGAGAAGCCTTACAAGTGTGAGGTGTGCAGCATCAGCTTCACACAGAAAAGCAACATGAAGCTTCACATGAAAAGATCACATGGCTTTG gtaAGCATACGGAGGAGGGAACGGCGGTGGACCGAGAGCAGGAGTGCGTTTCTGAGGCAGCACAGCCTCCACCTCCCAGAACCGAAACGCCCGCAGGACTGCAACTGCACACAACAGAACCGGAGACACCGTCTGACTGGCAGTGTCCCATCTCTACCGTCTTCCCCTAA